The proteins below are encoded in one region of Candidatus Polarisedimenticolia bacterium:
- a CDS encoding DNA-binding protein, which yields TVRGILEQFGWETEDMGKAEAARAIEPLCILWCIPGFLRNDWTHAFKLLHQR from the coding sequence GCACGGTGCGCGGCATTCTCGAGCAGTTCGGCTGGGAGACCGAAGACATGGGGAAGGCCGAAGCGGCGCGCGCCATCGAGCCGCTCTGCATCCTCTGGTGCATCCCCGGCTTCCTGAGGAACGACTGGACGCACGCCTTCAAGCTATTGCATCAGCGGTAG